Proteins from a genomic interval of Synechococcus sp. A15-28:
- a CDS encoding glycosyltransferase → MSTVPAPIPIFIGYDPRERAATNVLIDSLYQHSSVPLAITPLVTPQLEAQGLYQRERDPKQSTAFSFTRFLVPHLMGYQGWALFMDCDMLCRGDIKQLWDQRDDAYGAMCVQHEHVPGETVKFLGEVQSAYPKKNWSSLMLLNCSRCSKLTVDYVNSASGLELHRFHWLEGDHEIGAIQGGWNHLVDVQAPPEPLDASPMLHWTLGGPWFREQRTMGGPLAAEWFSARDDAMKLWD, encoded by the coding sequence GTGTCGACCGTTCCTGCGCCGATTCCGATTTTCATCGGCTACGACCCAAGGGAACGGGCCGCCACCAATGTGCTCATCGACAGCTTGTATCAGCACAGCAGTGTGCCGCTGGCGATCACTCCGCTGGTTACACCTCAGTTGGAAGCACAGGGTCTTTACCAGCGTGAGCGGGATCCAAAGCAGAGCACCGCGTTTTCCTTCACCCGCTTTCTCGTGCCCCATCTGATGGGATACCAGGGCTGGGCCCTGTTCATGGACTGCGACATGCTCTGTCGGGGGGACATCAAGCAGCTTTGGGACCAGCGGGACGATGCCTATGGCGCCATGTGTGTGCAGCACGAGCATGTGCCGGGTGAGACGGTGAAGTTCCTGGGTGAGGTGCAGAGCGCCTACCCCAAGAAGAACTGGAGTTCGCTGATGCTGCTCAACTGCAGCCGCTGCTCAAAGCTCACTGTTGATTACGTCAACAGCGCCAGTGGTCTGGAACTGCATCGTTTCCACTGGCTGGAGGGTGACCACGAGATCGGTGCCATCCAGGGCGGTTGGAATCATCTGGTGGATGTGCAGGCACCACCGGAGCCTCTGGATGCGTCGCCGATGCTGCACTGGACTCTTGGGGGGCCCTGGTTCCGGGAACAGCGCACGATGGGTGGACCGTTGGCGGCGGAGTGGTTCAGCGCCCGCGATGACGCAATGAAACTCTGGGACTGA
- the kdsB gene encoding 3-deoxy-manno-octulosonate cytidylyltransferase has protein sequence MAIQHAVVAVPARLQSSRLPNKVLADIGGKPMIQRVLERCREATAVQAVVLCTDSTELQEMAEGWGFPVLMTAASCSSGSERIASVAQELMALAWGESPAVAEQTAVINVQGDQPFIDPSVIDAMVAEFKRLDPVPAVVTPVYRLKPETVHNPNVVKTLLAHDGRALYFSRSAIPHVRDVDPADWHRHTNYWGHVGMYGFLGDVLAAWDQLPPSPLEDLERLEQLRLIEAGHTIATFPVAGTSLSVDTAEQLEQARSMV, from the coding sequence ATGGCGATTCAACATGCGGTGGTGGCGGTTCCGGCCCGTTTGCAGTCCTCCCGGCTGCCGAACAAGGTGCTGGCGGATATCGGTGGCAAGCCGATGATCCAGAGGGTGCTCGAGCGGTGTCGTGAAGCGACCGCAGTGCAGGCGGTGGTGCTCTGCACCGACAGCACGGAGCTGCAGGAGATGGCGGAAGGCTGGGGCTTCCCGGTGCTGATGACCGCCGCTTCCTGCAGTTCCGGCAGTGAGCGCATCGCGTCGGTGGCTCAGGAGCTGATGGCGCTGGCCTGGGGGGAGAGCCCGGCAGTGGCCGAGCAGACCGCCGTGATCAACGTGCAGGGAGATCAGCCATTCATCGATCCATCGGTCATCGACGCGATGGTGGCCGAGTTCAAGCGGCTGGATCCCGTTCCAGCGGTAGTGACGCCGGTGTATCGCTTGAAACCGGAGACGGTTCACAATCCCAATGTGGTGAAGACCCTGTTGGCCCATGACGGGCGGGCTCTTTACTTCTCCCGGTCTGCCATTCCCCACGTGCGTGATGTCGATCCTGCGGATTGGCACCGCCACACCAACTACTGGGGGCATGTGGGGATGTACGGCTTCCTGGGGGATGTGCTGGCGGCGTGGGATCAGCTGCCCCCTTCACCCCTGGAGGATCTGGAGCGGCTGGAGCAGTTGCGCCTGATCGAGGCTGGTCACACCATCGCCACCTTCCCCGTGGCTGGAACCTCTCTGTCGGTGGATACGGCGGAGCAGTTGGAACAGGCGCGCTCCATGGTCTGA
- a CDS encoding sulfotransferase domain-containing protein, whose protein sequence is MIATTDGPGVFLLGLGAQKAGTSWLHAQLNQRRDADFGFLKEYHIHDALTLPAAGFSGRSRRSLLKPRTWRRQRFLDRPERYYAYFASLLRRPGIQLTGDITPSYCGLSAATLRAIDHGLHAHGIPLRPVFLMRDPIERIVSSVRMKRRKQGLQDSAGEIQTLQDLCRERPERITLRSDYGHTLTALKESFGLKHCFIATYEQLFHRDCWADLCRFLGVPYREPQWDQQVNVSRNDTELPEELLHQLGRWQAPTLAAVQQHFPELDLHQLWPTASRWCREN, encoded by the coding sequence GTGATCGCAACGACTGACGGACCTGGCGTCTTCCTGCTGGGGCTGGGTGCCCAGAAGGCCGGAACGTCCTGGCTGCACGCTCAGCTGAATCAACGCCGCGACGCTGATTTCGGCTTCCTGAAGGAGTACCACATTCATGACGCGCTCACCCTGCCGGCCGCAGGCTTCAGCGGCCGGAGCCGCCGCTCGTTGTTGAAGCCCCGCACCTGGCGTCGCCAGCGTTTTCTGGACCGACCGGAGCGCTACTACGCCTACTTCGCGAGCCTGCTGCGGCGACCAGGCATCCAGCTCACCGGGGACATCACGCCCTCCTACTGCGGGCTCAGCGCCGCCACCCTGCGTGCCATTGACCATGGCTTGCATGCCCATGGCATTCCGCTGCGACCGGTGTTCCTGATGCGAGACCCGATCGAACGCATCGTGTCAAGTGTGCGCATGAAGCGGCGCAAGCAGGGGCTTCAGGACAGTGCGGGAGAAATCCAGACCCTGCAGGACCTCTGCCGCGAGCGTCCCGAACGGATCACGTTGCGCAGCGACTACGGCCACACCCTCACGGCTCTTAAGGAGAGCTTCGGCCTGAAGCACTGCTTCATCGCCACCTACGAGCAGCTGTTTCATCGGGACTGCTGGGCTGATCTCTGCCGGTTCCTCGGTGTTCCGTACAGAGAACCGCAATGGGATCAACAGGTGAACGTGAGCCGCAACGACACGGAGCTGCCGGAGGAGCTTCTCCACCAGTTGGGGCGATGGCAGGCCCCGACCCTGGCGGCGGTGCAGCAACATTTCCCTGAACTTGACCTGCATCAGCTCTGGCCCACTGCCAGCCGTTGGTGCCGGGAGAACTGA
- a CDS encoding HAD family hydrolase yields the protein MTLPGWNQLGWWRLRRQLNDLQMLVLDVDGVLTDGGLWFDADGQLIKRFDVRDGLGIRLLQQAGVQIAFLSGGRGGATEVRARQLGIEHCLVGIKDKPAALQTLQQQLQVTVSQTVFVGDDLNDLAVRPVVGLLFAPADACRPVRRGADLVLSCRGGHGAVRELAERILQARDGWRSLSRRGWRDRND from the coding sequence ATGACGCTGCCGGGGTGGAACCAGCTGGGCTGGTGGAGACTGCGCCGCCAGCTGAACGATCTACAAATGCTGGTGCTGGATGTGGACGGTGTGCTCACCGATGGCGGACTCTGGTTTGATGCCGATGGCCAATTGATCAAGCGCTTCGACGTGCGGGATGGTCTGGGCATCCGCCTGCTCCAGCAGGCGGGGGTGCAGATCGCCTTTCTCAGCGGCGGTCGTGGCGGCGCCACTGAAGTGCGGGCCCGCCAACTGGGGATCGAGCACTGCCTGGTGGGCATCAAGGACAAACCCGCTGCCCTGCAAACCCTCCAGCAGCAGCTGCAAGTCACCGTCTCGCAGACCGTCTTCGTCGGCGACGATCTCAACGACCTGGCCGTGCGCCCTGTGGTCGGACTGCTGTTCGCCCCGGCCGATGCCTGCCGACCGGTGCGGCGCGGCGCTGACCTGGTGCTCTCCTGCCGCGGCGGCCATGGGGCCGTGCGGGAGCTGGCGGAACGGATCCTTCAGGCCCGCGATGGCTGGCGCAGCTTGAGCCGGAGGGGTTGGCGTGATCGCAACGACTGA
- a CDS encoding KpsF/GutQ family sugar-phosphate isomerase, whose translation MRMDRSSRILALSALTRCLQEESSAIAAAAERLSSEQVEAALALLERCADRKAKLVITGVGKSGIVARKIAATFSSIGLMALFLNPTDALHGDLGVVAPEDVCLLLSNSGETTELLEVLPHLKRRGTGRIAIVGRSDSSLARGSDVVLEAGVDREVCPLNLAPTASTAVAMAIGDALAAVWMERRGISPADFALNHPAGSLGKQLTLTAADLMVPVSKLHPMQPQTPLPEVIGGLTRDGIGSGWVEHPEQPGSLVGLLTDGDLRRALQDHSADSWSGLTAADLMTIDPITVGGDVLVVKALEQMEHNRRKPISVLPVVGSDKRLMGLLRLHDLVQAGLA comes from the coding sequence ATGAGAATGGACCGATCATCACGGATCCTCGCGTTGTCCGCTCTCACCCGCTGTTTGCAGGAGGAATCCTCCGCTATCGCCGCTGCTGCGGAACGGCTCAGTAGCGAACAGGTGGAAGCAGCTTTGGCGCTGCTGGAACGTTGCGCTGATCGCAAAGCCAAGCTGGTGATCACTGGCGTTGGCAAGAGCGGGATCGTGGCCCGAAAGATCGCCGCCACGTTCTCCTCGATTGGCCTGATGGCCCTGTTCCTCAACCCCACCGATGCCCTGCACGGCGACCTCGGGGTGGTTGCACCGGAGGACGTGTGCCTGCTGCTGTCGAACAGCGGAGAAACCACTGAACTGCTGGAGGTGCTGCCTCACCTAAAAAGGCGCGGAACGGGCCGGATCGCCATCGTCGGCAGATCTGACTCCTCCCTGGCCCGTGGCAGCGATGTAGTGCTGGAAGCCGGTGTGGACCGCGAGGTTTGCCCGCTCAACCTGGCTCCCACTGCTAGCACCGCTGTAGCGATGGCCATCGGCGATGCCCTGGCGGCCGTCTGGATGGAACGGCGCGGCATCTCACCAGCGGATTTCGCCCTGAATCACCCGGCCGGCTCCCTCGGAAAACAGCTCACGCTGACAGCAGCCGATCTGATGGTCCCAGTCAGCAAGCTGCATCCAATGCAACCTCAAACCCCTCTGCCCGAGGTGATCGGAGGTCTGACCCGCGATGGTATTGGCAGCGGCTGGGTGGAACACCCGGAGCAACCAGGCTCCCTGGTGGGATTGCTCACCGACGGCGATCTACGCCGAGCACTGCAGGACCACAGTGCCGACAGCTGGAGCGGCCTCACCGCAGCCGATCTGATGACCATCGATCCAATCACCGTGGGCGGTGATGTGCTGGTGGTGAAGGCCCTGGAACAGATGGAACACAATCGCCGCAAACCGATTTCAGTGCTGCCGGTGGTTGGCTCCGACAAGCGGCTGATGGGGCTGTTGCGGCTGCACGATCTCGTACAGGCAGGACTGGCATGA
- a CDS encoding CCA tRNA nucleotidyltransferase — MDLPAVPSALLDALKAAAIEAGLPRLALVGGVVRDLLLHQRHGRPWQGVPDLDWVVEGSAARLAEVLLNQCGPERVTAVQHHDQFGTVALKLDGVPLDLATARQEHYPAPGDNPVVQPGSLAADLVRRDFTINAMALELISGALIDPHDGQSDLAAGHLQFLHPGSVSDDPTRVIRAARYGARLGMDLGSAARRQVGETVAAWPWAWQTGDAPQAAPPALASRLRMELERLLDHEPWPVALDLLVSWQAMALVDPGLQRDAERTRRLRWGKRLGLPLMSALLAAASDPGAVARRLQIPGQQLQWLERLPALQSWLASDPLPLQSSPDAWTTALEGGGWPPQTVALMVTLRPAAWRPLLRWWGRWRHLQSPQSARQLIAEGWQPGPTLGEELRRRRGVLLDQGR; from the coding sequence ATGGATCTGCCGGCTGTGCCGTCAGCACTGCTGGATGCCTTGAAGGCGGCAGCCATCGAAGCAGGCTTGCCACGGCTGGCCCTTGTGGGTGGCGTGGTGAGGGATCTGTTGCTTCACCAACGCCATGGCCGTCCTTGGCAAGGTGTTCCCGACCTGGACTGGGTGGTGGAGGGCAGCGCCGCCCGTCTGGCGGAGGTGCTGCTGAACCAGTGCGGCCCGGAACGGGTGACCGCTGTTCAGCATCACGACCAGTTCGGCACGGTGGCCCTGAAACTCGATGGTGTGCCCCTCGATCTGGCCACGGCGCGGCAGGAGCACTACCCGGCACCTGGGGACAACCCGGTGGTGCAGCCGGGGTCGTTGGCGGCGGATCTGGTGCGCCGCGATTTCACGATCAATGCCATGGCCCTGGAGTTGATCTCCGGCGCGTTGATCGACCCCCACGACGGCCAGAGTGATCTGGCCGCAGGGCATCTGCAGTTTCTGCACCCCGGCAGCGTCAGCGATGACCCCACCCGGGTGATCCGGGCCGCCCGCTACGGCGCCCGGCTGGGGATGGACCTCGGTTCCGCAGCCCGCAGGCAGGTGGGCGAGACCGTCGCGGCATGGCCCTGGGCCTGGCAGACGGGGGATGCGCCGCAGGCGGCACCGCCAGCGCTGGCCAGCAGGCTGCGCATGGAGCTGGAACGCTTGCTGGACCATGAACCCTGGCCCGTCGCGTTGGATCTGCTGGTGTCCTGGCAGGCCATGGCTCTTGTGGATCCTGGCTTGCAGCGGGACGCGGAACGCACCCGGCGTCTGCGCTGGGGGAAACGTCTCGGACTGCCGCTGATGAGCGCGCTGTTGGCGGCCGCATCTGATCCCGGGGCGGTGGCGCGCCGCCTGCAGATCCCCGGGCAGCAGCTGCAGTGGCTGGAACGGCTGCCAGCCCTGCAGTCCTGGTTGGCGTCGGATCCACTCCCCCTCCAGTCGTCTCCAGATGCCTGGACAACGGCGCTTGAAGGTGGTGGCTGGCCGCCCCAAACGGTCGCGTTGATGGTGACGTTGCGGCCTGCGGCGTGGAGGCCGCTGCTGCGTTGGTGGGGCCGCTGGCGTCATCTTCAGTCGCCTCAAAGTGCGCGCCAGTTGATCGCCGAGGGTTGGCAGCCGGGCCCGACCCTGGGGGAGGAATTGCGTCGCCGCCGCGGGGTGCTGCTGGATCAGGGCCGATGA
- the selD gene encoding selenide, water dikinase SelD, translated as MSAAGPLLLAGGGHSHALILKRWAMDPTRRPARPVVLINRGSTALYSGMVPALIAGIDPSEAAAIDLRSLCDRAGVAFVKAEITGVDPIQRCLALAERPPLRFGVLSLNVGAISRPTAEGMAIKPLEPALALIASEDPHSTIPFTVVGSGAAALEVVLALRRRWPQRPLRLETRPKGPGSLERRILWEASIALVTTPETAVGPRLLCTGSRAPHWLAASGLPVDDDGRLRTDAQLRVEGCEHVFASGDCAVIAAAARPASGVWAVRAAIPLARNLEASCNGLPLRPWQPQRVALQLIGDQQGRAWARRGTWQLGPSQWLWHWKRRIDKRFMAGFRSSEPMSQDKPMACRGCAAKLPAQPLEAALDQAGLRGAPEDAARIEADPPLLQSVDGFPALVSDPWLNGRLTTLHACSDLWACGAKVESAQAIVTLPVLETAEQQELLVQTLCGLRSVLEEQQAQLIGGHTLESRGDPPHCPSLGVQLSLCVNGRSPSPWGKGGISAGDVLLLSRPLGTGVLFAAAMADACPPEALDTVLQQMASSQHPLLDQLEPHRQAIHACTDVTGFGLLGHLGEMLASSAPLRITLRTHSIPAYPEALERLAQGHASSLAPANRRSWRWLDGPIQLDQPPSQALLELLVDPQTCGPLLLACPETTGQALTAEGPWIQIGSAAAERD; from the coding sequence ATGAGTGCTGCTGGGCCCCTGCTCCTGGCCGGCGGCGGCCACAGCCATGCGCTGATCCTCAAGCGCTGGGCCATGGATCCAACACGACGACCGGCCCGTCCAGTGGTGCTGATCAACCGCGGCAGCACGGCTCTGTACTCGGGCATGGTTCCTGCCCTGATCGCCGGAATCGACCCGTCCGAGGCGGCGGCCATCGATCTGCGCTCCCTCTGCGATCGGGCCGGTGTGGCCTTCGTGAAAGCTGAGATCACCGGCGTGGATCCCATCCAACGCTGCCTAGCTCTGGCGGAACGCCCTCCCCTCCGGTTCGGTGTGCTCAGCCTGAATGTCGGTGCCATCAGCAGGCCCACTGCAGAGGGGATGGCGATCAAGCCCTTGGAACCGGCCCTGGCCCTCATCGCCTCCGAAGATCCCCACAGCACCATCCCCTTCACCGTGGTCGGTTCTGGAGCCGCGGCCCTGGAAGTGGTGCTGGCGCTAAGGCGCCGCTGGCCCCAACGCCCCTTGCGATTGGAAACCCGTCCGAAGGGGCCAGGCTCCCTGGAACGACGCATCCTGTGGGAGGCCTCGATCGCCTTGGTTACGACCCCTGAAACGGCGGTCGGGCCTCGACTGCTCTGCACCGGCAGTCGCGCTCCCCATTGGCTGGCAGCCAGTGGTCTGCCGGTGGATGACGATGGACGCCTCCGCACTGATGCCCAGCTGCGGGTGGAGGGCTGTGAGCATGTCTTTGCCAGTGGAGACTGCGCCGTGATCGCTGCAGCAGCGCGACCAGCCTCCGGGGTCTGGGCCGTGCGCGCTGCCATCCCGTTGGCACGCAATCTGGAGGCCAGTTGCAACGGTCTGCCCCTACGTCCGTGGCAACCGCAGCGCGTGGCACTGCAACTGATCGGCGACCAGCAGGGGCGGGCCTGGGCACGCAGGGGAACCTGGCAGCTGGGGCCATCCCAGTGGCTTTGGCACTGGAAGCGACGAATCGACAAGCGCTTCATGGCGGGATTCCGCAGCAGCGAGCCGATGTCTCAGGACAAACCGATGGCCTGCCGCGGCTGCGCCGCCAAGCTGCCAGCCCAGCCCCTCGAAGCCGCCCTGGACCAGGCGGGGCTCCGCGGGGCTCCGGAGGATGCAGCACGCATCGAGGCTGATCCGCCGCTGTTGCAGAGCGTCGATGGTTTCCCGGCGCTGGTGAGCGACCCCTGGCTGAACGGTCGCCTCACAACACTCCATGCCTGCTCCGATCTCTGGGCCTGTGGTGCAAAGGTCGAAAGTGCCCAGGCGATCGTGACCCTGCCGGTGCTGGAGACGGCGGAGCAGCAGGAACTGCTGGTGCAGACCCTCTGCGGTTTGCGATCGGTGCTGGAGGAACAGCAGGCACAGCTGATCGGGGGACACACCCTCGAATCCCGTGGTGATCCGCCGCACTGCCCAAGTCTTGGGGTGCAACTGTCCCTCTGCGTCAACGGTCGCAGCCCCTCCCCCTGGGGGAAGGGGGGAATCAGCGCCGGTGATGTGCTGCTGCTGAGCCGTCCCCTCGGCACCGGTGTGCTGTTCGCGGCTGCCATGGCGGATGCCTGCCCCCCCGAAGCCCTGGACACGGTGCTCCAGCAGATGGCCAGCAGTCAGCACCCGTTACTGGATCAACTGGAGCCCCATCGCCAGGCCATACATGCCTGCACGGATGTCACCGGCTTCGGCCTGCTCGGGCATCTGGGGGAAATGCTGGCGAGCAGCGCCCCCCTGCGGATCACCCTTCGGACCCACAGCATTCCGGCCTACCCCGAGGCCTTGGAGCGCTTGGCTCAGGGCCACGCCAGCAGTCTGGCGCCGGCCAACCGCCGAAGCTGGCGCTGGCTGGATGGGCCGATCCAACTGGATCAACCACCGTCCCAGGCGCTGCTGGAATTGCTGGTGGATCCCCAGACCTGCGGCCCCCTGCTGCTGGCCTGCCCGGAGACCACGGGACAGGCCCTCACGGCAGAGGGGCCCTGGATTCAGATCGGCAGCGCAGCAGCCGAGCGTGACTGA
- the galE gene encoding UDP-glucose 4-epimerase GalE yields the protein MTCRILITGGAGFIGSHTALVLLEQGHSLVVVDNFDNSSPEALRRVKALAASDALQLVEGDLRDPDVLDHAFRCDGPVDGVIHFAGLKAVGESVADPLRYWDVNLNGSRVLAAAMERHGCRTLVFSSTSTVYGEPEEFPLHEGMTTAPVHPYAQTKLAVEQMLGALCRSGPWRVGCLRYFNPVGAHPSGRIGEDPLGVPNNLFPFITQVAAGRRDTLRVFGQDYPTPDGTGIRDYLHVMDLAEAHGVTLNHLLNQESPTQLTLNIGTGTGLSVLDVIQGFETATGLTIPYEVVARRPGDVPRLQACPRQAEAVLGWRARRGLEEMCRDGWAWQQANPMGYRSAA from the coding sequence ATGACATGCAGGATCCTGATCACCGGTGGGGCTGGTTTCATCGGCAGCCATACCGCTCTCGTGCTGTTGGAGCAGGGCCACTCCCTTGTGGTGGTGGACAACTTCGACAACAGCAGCCCGGAAGCCCTGCGACGGGTGAAGGCGTTGGCAGCATCCGATGCCCTTCAGCTTGTGGAGGGGGATCTGCGGGACCCCGATGTGCTGGATCATGCCTTCCGCTGCGATGGGCCAGTGGATGGCGTGATTCATTTCGCCGGTCTCAAGGCGGTGGGGGAATCGGTGGCCGACCCACTGCGCTACTGGGATGTGAACCTCAACGGCAGCCGGGTGCTGGCGGCGGCCATGGAACGGCACGGCTGTCGAACCCTCGTGTTCAGCAGCACCTCCACCGTGTATGGAGAGCCCGAAGAGTTTCCACTCCACGAGGGGATGACCACCGCCCCGGTGCATCCCTACGCCCAGACCAAACTCGCCGTGGAGCAGATGCTTGGAGCGCTTTGCCGCTCCGGGCCCTGGCGGGTGGGTTGCCTGCGCTACTTCAACCCGGTGGGCGCCCACCCCAGCGGCCGCATCGGGGAAGACCCCCTTGGGGTTCCCAACAACCTGTTTCCCTTCATCACCCAGGTGGCAGCGGGACGGCGGGACACACTCCGGGTATTTGGACAGGACTACCCCACGCCGGACGGCACCGGCATCCGCGACTACCTGCATGTGATGGATCTGGCGGAAGCCCATGGCGTCACCCTCAACCACCTGCTCAACCAGGAGTCGCCCACCCAGCTGACCCTGAACATCGGCACGGGCACCGGACTCAGCGTGCTCGATGTGATCCAGGGTTTTGAAACGGCCACGGGCCTCACCATTCCCTACGAGGTGGTCGCCCGCCGGCCCGGTGATGTGCCCAGGCTGCAGGCCTGTCCCCGTCAGGCGGAAGCAGTGCTGGGCTGGAGGGCACGCCGAGGCCTCGAGGAGATGTGCCGCGATGGCTGGGCCTGGCAGCAGGCCAACCCGATGGGCTATCGATCGGCAGCATGA
- a CDS encoding peptidylprolyl isomerase, protein MEGGTTLPELRRAIGADGRTLLRKYNLLKPLVEQMITSEAIAGVEVSAEALEKAKLELLDQRGFETMEQWSEMLADLGRTDEEVIDRLERVIRRQEYIRERFAPKAEARFLERKNELDQVVYSLLRLANNFLARELYLQIESGESNFADLAKRYAEGPERNTNGIVGPVSMTQAHPVLVEKLRVAQPGVLLEPFRIADWWLVVRLERYSPATFTPEVSDRMCREMFDAWIEEETATTLSRLEGEFSDFSIS, encoded by the coding sequence GTGGAAGGCGGAACGACGCTCCCTGAGCTGAGGCGAGCCATTGGTGCCGACGGCAGAACTCTTTTACGGAAGTACAACCTGCTGAAACCCCTGGTGGAACAGATGATCACCAGCGAAGCCATCGCTGGTGTCGAGGTTTCCGCTGAAGCTCTCGAGAAAGCCAAGCTCGAGCTCCTGGATCAGCGGGGCTTCGAGACCATGGAGCAGTGGTCGGAGATGCTCGCGGATCTGGGGCGGACCGATGAGGAAGTGATCGATCGGCTTGAGCGGGTGATCCGACGCCAGGAATACATCAGGGAGCGGTTCGCTCCCAAGGCTGAAGCGCGGTTCCTCGAGCGCAAAAACGAACTGGATCAGGTGGTCTACAGCCTCCTGCGACTGGCCAACAACTTCTTGGCCCGTGAGTTGTACCTCCAGATCGAGTCAGGGGAGTCCAACTTCGCCGATCTGGCCAAGCGTTACGCCGAAGGGCCAGAGCGCAACACCAACGGCATCGTCGGTCCGGTGTCGATGACCCAGGCCCATCCCGTTCTGGTCGAAAAGCTGCGGGTGGCCCAACCTGGCGTCCTGCTGGAGCCGTTCCGGATCGCTGATTGGTGGCTGGTGGTGCGGCTGGAGCGCTATTCCCCTGCCACCTTCACGCCTGAGGTGTCGGATCGAATGTGCCGGGAAATGTTTGATGCCTGGATCGAGGAGGAAACCGCCACTACCTTGAGCCGGCTTGAAGGCGAGTTCAGCGACTTCAGTATTTCCTGA